The following proteins are co-located in the Candidatus Competibacteraceae bacterium genome:
- a CDS encoding transglycosylase SLT domain-containing protein, giving the protein MKNDARSCPSPMSGRGTGIFISFLLVIVLTIGLGGDVSATKSLRARREVFQIVERSLQAGASVDYAALRGYPLYPYLRYRDLSRRLTEFPAVEVRDFLQTYPDTPLAHRLRNAWLRQLASARRWDDYLLDAVPGRDPTFECWRRQALLNAGQSEAALRDFATLWRRGGSLPSACDPVIAVWQTEGNPTPELRWQRFALAMTAGEIGLARFLRTDMSATDQDLADAWLAVADDPSLVLDATRFKAGDPRVPAILADGLSRWRRRDALAALAALDALKARDPSLAPPLAIEERLLALWIASDYHPSALARLTALPETVVDQDVREWRIRVCLRQGDWPATLHWLDQLTPEERDSPRWQYWRGRALESLGQTESAQSIYRRIANQRDYYGFLAADRLGVPYTMTNTPLTVSPTELDALLARSPGLQRARELYILGREWEADAEWRQATQAFDPATLKQAARLAHRWEWYHQAIITIARAEHWNDLELRFPLAYHDEVVANAKADAMDPAWVYAVIRQESAFRADARSPVGALGLMQMMPATGRQIARDLQDAVDTPNLRQPETNIRYGAHYLHRMLERLQNNPILATAAYNAGPNKVMQWLPADHPVPSDVWAETIPYRETRAYVQRVMEYAAVYRYLLGLGGDPKTILGAGMKPVLPPEPDRQAG; this is encoded by the coding sequence TTGAAGAATGACGCTCGATCCTGTCCCTCTCCCATGAGCGGGAGAGGGACAGGGATTTTCATCTCTTTTCTCCTCGTCATCGTCCTGACTATCGGACTCGGGGGCGATGTCAGCGCCACGAAATCCCTGCGGGCGCGGCGGGAAGTTTTTCAGATCGTGGAACGATCACTGCAAGCGGGTGCATCGGTGGACTATGCGGCGCTGCGCGGCTATCCCCTGTATCCCTACCTGCGTTACCGGGATCTCTCCCGGCGGCTGACGGAATTCCCGGCGGTCGAAGTGCGGGACTTTCTGCAAACCTATCCCGACACGCCACTGGCCCACCGCTTGCGCAACGCTTGGTTGCGCCAACTGGCCAGCGCCCGCCGCTGGGACGATTACCTGCTCGATGCCGTTCCCGGCCGCGATCCGACTTTCGAATGCTGGCGGCGGCAAGCGTTGCTGAACGCTGGCCAAAGCGAAGCCGCCTTACGGGACTTTGCCACGCTTTGGCGGCGCGGCGGTTCGCTGCCCAGCGCCTGCGACCCAGTGATCGCGGTCTGGCAGACCGAGGGCAATCCCACGCCTGAACTCCGTTGGCAACGCTTCGCGCTGGCGATGACGGCGGGAGAGATTGGGCTCGCGCGGTTTCTACGAACGGACATGTCGGCCACCGACCAGGATCTGGCGGATGCCTGGCTGGCGGTCGCCGACGATCCGAGCCTGGTTCTCGACGCTACCCGGTTCAAAGCCGGCGATCCGCGCGTTCCCGCGATTCTGGCGGATGGTCTGAGTCGCTGGCGGCGGCGCGATGCGCTGGCGGCCTTGGCCGCGCTCGATGCGCTCAAGGCACGCGATCCGTCGCTGGCTCCGCCTCTGGCCATCGAGGAGCGGCTACTGGCCCTGTGGATCGCCAGCGACTACCACCCAAGCGCGCTGGCGCGATTGACCGCCTTGCCGGAAACGGTGGTCGATCAGGATGTGCGGGAATGGCGAATTCGGGTTTGCTTACGACAAGGCGACTGGCCGGCGACCCTGCACTGGCTCGATCAGTTGACTCCCGAAGAACGCGACAGTCCACGCTGGCAATACTGGCGAGGTCGAGCGCTGGAGTCACTCGGTCAGACCGAATCCGCCCAATCCATCTATCGGCGCATTGCCAACCAGCGGGATTATTACGGCTTTCTGGCCGCCGACCGGCTCGGCGTCCCCTACACCATGACCAATACACCGCTGACGGTTTCGCCCACTGAACTGGACGCACTGCTGGCCCGTTCCCCCGGTCTGCAACGGGCGCGGGAATTGTACATTCTAGGCCGCGAGTGGGAAGCCGATGCCGAATGGCGACAGGCCACCCAGGCCTTCGATCCGGCGACGCTCAAGCAGGCGGCGCGACTGGCCCATCGTTGGGAGTGGTATCACCAGGCCATCATCACCATTGCCCGCGCCGAACATTGGAATGATCTGGAACTGCGCTTTCCGCTGGCTTATCACGACGAGGTCGTGGCGAATGCCAAAGCCGATGCCATGGACCCAGCCTGGGTCTACGCGGTCATCCGACAAGAAAGCGCTTTTCGCGCCGACGCCCGCTCCCCGGTTGGAGCACTGGGGTTGATGCAGATGATGCCCGCGACCGGCCGGCAAATCGCCCGCGACTTGCAGGACGCCGTCGATACGCCCAACCTGCGCCAGCCGGAGACCAATATCCGTTACGGCGCGCACTATCTGCACCGGATGCTGGAACGGTTGCAGAACAACCCGATACTGGCCACCGCCGCCTATAACGCCGGTCCCAACAAAGTGATGCAGTGGTTACCCGCCGACCATCCGGTGCCCAGCGATGTCTGGGCGGAAACCATTCCCTACCGGGAAACCCGGGCCTATGTACAGCGGGTTATGGAGTACGCCGCTGTCTATCGGTATCTGCTGGGCCTGGGGGGAGATC